In Curtobacterium sp. L6-1, a genomic segment contains:
- a CDS encoding glycine--tRNA ligase, with the protein MAQPSRLDSVIALAKRRGFVFQSGEIYGGSRSAWDYGPLGVELKENIKRQWWQRFVRGRGDMVGLDSAVILPRKVWEASGHVATFTDPLVECLHCHHRFREDHLLEAFTAKKGRAPEGGMAEVACPNCGTRGEWTEPREFSGMLKTYLGPVESEEGLNFLRPETAQGIFVDFAQVVTTSRMKPPFGIGQVGKAFRNEITPGNFIFRTREFEQMEIEYFVPPASAEEHYEQWIADAVAFYTDLGIDPENLRRFDVPDGERAHYSDATADIEYRFGFAGTEWGELMGVANRTDFDLKNHIEASGQDLRYFDQAANEKYVPYVIEPSFGLTRALMAFLLDSYHEDEAPNAKGGVDKRTVLRLDPRLAPVKAAVLPLSRNEQLSPVARGLADDLRRNWNVDFDDAGAIGRRYRRHDEIGTPFCITVDFDTLDDKAVTVRERDTMGQERVSLDRLQGYLAERLLGA; encoded by the coding sequence TTGGCACAGCCCTCCCGTCTCGACAGCGTCATCGCCCTGGCCAAGCGCCGTGGCTTCGTCTTCCAGTCGGGGGAGATCTACGGCGGATCCCGCTCCGCGTGGGACTACGGGCCCCTCGGCGTCGAGCTCAAGGAGAACATCAAGCGCCAGTGGTGGCAGCGGTTCGTCCGCGGCCGCGGCGACATGGTCGGCCTGGACTCGGCCGTCATCCTGCCCCGCAAGGTGTGGGAGGCCTCGGGGCACGTCGCGACCTTCACCGACCCGCTCGTCGAGTGCCTGCACTGCCACCACCGCTTCCGCGAGGACCACCTGCTCGAGGCGTTCACGGCGAAGAAGGGCCGCGCTCCCGAGGGCGGCATGGCGGAGGTCGCGTGCCCGAACTGCGGCACCCGCGGCGAGTGGACCGAGCCCCGCGAGTTCTCCGGCATGCTCAAGACCTACCTCGGCCCGGTCGAGTCCGAGGAGGGGCTGAACTTCCTCCGTCCCGAGACCGCGCAGGGCATCTTCGTCGACTTCGCCCAGGTCGTCACGACCAGCCGCATGAAGCCTCCGTTCGGCATCGGTCAGGTCGGCAAGGCGTTCCGCAACGAGATCACGCCGGGCAACTTCATCTTCCGCACGCGTGAGTTCGAGCAGATGGAGATCGAGTACTTCGTGCCGCCGGCCTCGGCCGAGGAGCACTACGAGCAGTGGATCGCCGACGCCGTCGCGTTCTACACCGACCTCGGCATCGACCCGGAGAACCTGCGTCGCTTCGACGTGCCGGACGGCGAGCGGGCGCACTACTCGGACGCCACCGCCGACATCGAGTACCGCTTCGGGTTCGCGGGCACCGAGTGGGGCGAGCTCATGGGTGTCGCGAACCGCACGGACTTCGACCTCAAGAACCACATCGAGGCGTCCGGGCAGGACCTCCGGTACTTCGACCAGGCCGCGAACGAGAAGTACGTCCCGTACGTCATCGAGCCGTCGTTCGGTCTGACCCGCGCCCTCATGGCGTTCCTGCTCGACTCGTACCACGAGGACGAGGCCCCGAACGCGAAGGGCGGCGTCGACAAGCGCACGGTGCTACGCCTCGACCCGCGTCTGGCACCGGTCAAGGCCGCGGTCCTCCCGCTGTCGCGCAACGAGCAGCTCTCCCCGGTCGCCCGCGGCCTGGCCGACGACCTGCGCCGCAACTGGAACGTCGACTTCGACGACGCCGGTGCGATCGGTCGGCGCTACCGTCGCCACGACGAGATCGGCACCCCGTTCTGCATCACGGTCGACTTCGACACGCTCGACGACAAGGCCGTCACGGTGCGCGAGCGCGACACGATGGGCCAGGAGCGCGTGTCGCTCGACCGTCTGCAGGGGTACCTGGCCGAGCGACTGCTCGGCGCGTAG
- a CDS encoding aminotransferase class V-fold PLP-dependent enzyme, whose protein sequence is MDSFPDGHGYLAACTAGLPTLGTLAAQRADLDAWSRAETSPARYGALVEEGRALFADLVGVPAARVATGSQTSVMAAVVAAALPDGAEVVVPDADFSSVVFPFTVQAHRGVRVRSVPLDRLAASVGPDTALVVWSAVQSATGTVTDPEPVLAAARQVGALTLCDLTQAAGVLPVSAAPFDVTITHAYKWLCAPRGVVFTTFSDAALERLRPVHAGWYAGEDVWSSCYGPIMHLAADARRFDVSPAWQAWPGAVAALRHAVALAPGSAWRHATGLADRLCDALGSPRQGDGQAIVTFPDADGAALRALTAAGLTASGRAGRLRIAFHHWNDERDVRDVAAALAGVDATASAR, encoded by the coding sequence ATGGACTCCTTCCCCGACGGTCACGGTTACCTGGCGGCGTGCACGGCCGGGCTGCCCACGCTCGGCACCCTCGCCGCGCAGCGCGCCGACCTCGACGCGTGGTCGCGTGCCGAGACCTCGCCGGCACGGTACGGCGCCCTCGTCGAGGAGGGGCGCGCCCTGTTCGCCGACCTCGTCGGGGTTCCGGCAGCGCGGGTCGCGACGGGCTCGCAGACCTCGGTGATGGCCGCCGTCGTCGCCGCCGCCCTGCCCGACGGGGCCGAGGTCGTTGTCCCCGACGCGGACTTCAGCTCGGTCGTGTTCCCCTTCACCGTGCAGGCGCACCGCGGGGTGCGGGTCCGGAGTGTCCCCCTCGACCGCCTCGCCGCCTCCGTCGGCCCGGACACCGCCCTCGTCGTCTGGTCCGCCGTCCAGTCCGCCACCGGAACCGTCACCGACCCCGAGCCGGTCCTCGCCGCCGCCCGTCAGGTCGGCGCGCTCACGCTCTGCGACCTCACCCAGGCGGCCGGCGTGCTCCCCGTCTCGGCGGCACCCTTCGACGTCACCATCACCCACGCCTACAAGTGGCTCTGCGCACCGCGCGGCGTCGTCTTCACGACGTTCTCCGACGCCGCGCTCGAGCGGCTCCGCCCCGTCCACGCCGGGTGGTACGCGGGCGAGGACGTCTGGTCCTCCTGCTACGGACCGATCATGCACCTGGCCGCCGACGCCCGCCGCTTCGACGTGTCCCCGGCGTGGCAGGCGTGGCCCGGCGCCGTCGCCGCCCTCCGGCACGCGGTCGCGCTGGCTCCGGGATCGGCCTGGAGGCACGCCACCGGTCTCGCGGACCGGCTGTGCGACGCGCTCGGCTCGCCCCGGCAAGGGGACGGACAGGCGATCGTCACCTTCCCCGACGCCGACGGGGCGGCACTCCGGGCCCTCACCGCGGCGGGGCTGACCGCCTCGGGGCGGGCCGGGCGGCTCCGCATCGCGTTCCACCACTGGAACGACGAGCGGGACGTGCGCGACGTGGCGGCGGCGTTGGCGGGGGTGGACGCGACCGCGTCGGCACGGTGA
- a CDS encoding LysR family transcriptional regulator has product MDDIDPQLLRVLRAVADGGSITRAATALGSSQPAVSQLLTRAEQRLGHALVLRGGRGATLTHAGQVLADHALHVQAALTAAREDLDAVGGLTRGRVRLAGFPSASSTLVPAVLARLASTAPSVATSYVEVEPPEALDLVRSGEVDVALTFTHVGDDTGVDAALLSRPLGRDPLALVTPRTGAASGARTASGAEAASGPGAARGAGPASGAGPTGAPTSATAGPVDLAALRHARWIGGCPRCRGHLLASCAASGFTPDIVLETDNAAAVVGLVAAGLGVALLPRLALVTTVLPPQVEVAPADDDLARRVEVVVARGAERVPSVRATLEAVRAAAHLLDGPLPG; this is encoded by the coding sequence ATGGACGACATCGATCCGCAGCTGCTCCGGGTCCTGCGCGCGGTCGCCGACGGCGGGTCGATCACCCGGGCAGCGACTGCGCTCGGGTCGAGCCAGCCGGCGGTCAGCCAACTGCTCACCCGGGCCGAGCAGCGTCTCGGGCACGCGCTCGTCCTCCGCGGCGGACGTGGGGCGACGCTCACCCACGCCGGTCAGGTGCTCGCGGACCACGCCCTGCACGTGCAGGCGGCGCTGACGGCGGCGCGCGAGGACCTCGACGCGGTCGGCGGTCTCACTCGCGGCCGGGTCCGGCTCGCGGGCTTCCCGAGCGCGTCGTCCACCCTCGTGCCGGCGGTCCTGGCCCGGCTGGCGTCGACCGCGCCGAGCGTGGCGACCTCGTACGTCGAGGTCGAACCGCCCGAGGCCCTCGACCTGGTGCGGAGCGGCGAGGTCGACGTCGCCCTGACCTTCACGCACGTCGGGGACGACACGGGCGTCGATGCGGCGCTGCTCTCCCGACCGCTCGGACGGGACCCGCTCGCACTGGTCACCCCGCGGACCGGGGCGGCGAGCGGCGCGCGGACGGCGAGCGGAGCCGAGGCGGCGAGTGGACCCGGCGCGGCGCGCGGTGCCGGGCCGGCGAGTGGCGCCGGGCCGACCGGTGCGCCGACGTCTGCCACGGCGGGCCCGGTCGACCTGGCGGCGCTCCGCCACGCGCGCTGGATCGGCGGGTGCCCGCGCTGCCGGGGCCACCTGCTCGCGTCGTGCGCCGCCTCGGGCTTCACGCCGGACATCGTCCTCGAGACCGACAACGCCGCGGCCGTGGTCGGACTCGTCGCCGCGGGACTCGGGGTGGCGCTGCTCCCCCGGCTGGCACTCGTGACGACGGTGCTCCCGCCTCAGGTCGAGGTCGCGCCGGCCGACGACGACCTGGCGCGACGGGTGGAGGTCGTCGTGGCCCGGGGCGCCGAACGTGTGCCGAGCGTGCGGGCGACGCTCGAGGCCGTCCGGGCGGCGGCGCACCTGCTCGACGGGCCGCTCCCCGGGTGA
- a CDS encoding isoprenyl transferase yields the protein MSPRRPAAEPREFLPVDWTGEHPPAIPKRFVPGHVAIVMDGNGRWANQRGLTRIEGHKAGEASLLDVVAGAIQIGVTHVSAYAFSTENWKRSPEEVRFLMGFNRDVIRRRRDQLHEWGVRVRWAGRTPRLWRSVIDELQTAEAMTADNDVLTLTMCVNYGGRNEIADAVRSIADDVAAGRLKPSQVTEKTLAKRLYVPELPDVDLFLRSSGEQRTSNFMLWQSAYAEMVFLDRLWPDFRRTDLWGAIEEYASRDRRYGGAVDTPTAEEAPAAEGAPATEGAPGA from the coding sequence ATGAGCCCTCGCCGTCCCGCCGCCGAGCCCCGGGAGTTCCTGCCGGTCGACTGGACGGGCGAGCACCCGCCGGCGATCCCGAAGCGGTTCGTCCCCGGGCACGTGGCGATCGTCATGGACGGCAACGGCCGCTGGGCCAACCAGCGTGGTCTCACGCGGATCGAGGGGCACAAGGCGGGCGAGGCCTCGCTGCTCGACGTCGTCGCGGGCGCGATCCAGATCGGCGTCACGCACGTGTCGGCGTACGCGTTCTCGACCGAGAACTGGAAACGCTCCCCGGAGGAGGTGCGCTTCCTGATGGGCTTCAACCGCGACGTCATCCGCCGCCGCCGGGACCAGCTGCACGAGTGGGGCGTCCGTGTCCGGTGGGCCGGGCGCACCCCGCGGCTCTGGCGGAGCGTCATCGACGAGCTGCAGACCGCCGAGGCGATGACGGCCGACAACGACGTCCTGACGCTGACGATGTGCGTGAACTACGGCGGTCGGAACGAGATCGCCGACGCGGTCCGGTCCATCGCCGACGACGTCGCCGCGGGCCGGTTGAAGCCGAGCCAGGTGACCGAGAAGACCCTCGCGAAGCGGCTGTACGTGCCGGAGCTGCCCGACGTGGACCTGTTCCTCCGGAGCTCGGGCGAGCAGCGGACGTCGAACTTCATGCTGTGGCAGTCCGCCTACGCCGAGATGGTGTTCCTCGACCGGCTGTGGCCCGACTTCCGGCGCACCGACCTGTGGGGCGCGATCGAGGAGTACGCCAGCCGCGACCGGCGCTACGGCGGCGCGGTGGACACGCCCACGGCCGAGGAGGCGCCCGCGGCCGAAGGCGCGCCTGCGACCGAGGGCGCGCCCGGAGCCTGA
- the recO gene encoding DNA repair protein RecO: protein MPLYRDECVVLRTHKLGEADRIVTMLSRQHGKIRAVAKGVRRTASKFGSRLEPFMVVDAQFYEGRSLDIVTQAESLGAYGARIVADYGAYTAASAMVETADRLSEADAGLQQYLLLVGALRSLSRGEHQPSATLDSYLLRAMSIAGWAPSFSDCAVTGEPGPHSAFVVQLGGVVADSAAPPGTPRLDPATLDVLGSLLAGDWGTVDATDERTRSRASGVVAAYAQWHLERSLRSLPHVDRTEHPSPVAPSPGGVPAAVTAVPAPPVPAAGPDPEGPRA from the coding sequence ATGCCGCTGTACCGGGACGAGTGCGTCGTGTTGCGCACCCACAAGCTCGGTGAGGCCGACCGTATCGTCACGATGCTCAGCCGGCAGCACGGCAAGATCCGGGCCGTCGCGAAGGGTGTCCGGCGCACCGCCTCGAAGTTCGGCTCGCGGCTCGAACCGTTCATGGTCGTGGACGCCCAGTTCTACGAGGGCCGGTCGCTTGACATCGTCACGCAGGCGGAGTCCCTCGGTGCGTACGGTGCCCGCATCGTGGCCGACTACGGCGCGTACACGGCAGCCAGCGCGATGGTCGAGACGGCCGACCGACTGAGTGAGGCGGACGCAGGCCTCCAGCAGTACCTGCTGCTCGTCGGTGCGCTGCGCTCGCTGTCCCGCGGCGAGCACCAGCCGAGCGCGACGCTCGACTCCTACCTGCTGCGGGCGATGAGCATCGCGGGATGGGCGCCGTCGTTCAGCGACTGCGCGGTCACCGGGGAGCCCGGGCCGCACTCGGCGTTCGTCGTGCAGCTCGGTGGGGTGGTGGCGGACTCGGCCGCGCCTCCCGGCACGCCACGGCTGGACCCGGCGACGCTCGACGTCCTCGGGTCGCTGCTGGCGGGGGACTGGGGGACGGTCGACGCGACCGACGAGCGGACGAGATCACGGGCCTCCGGCGTGGTCGCGGCCTACGCACAGTGGCACCTGGAACGATCACTGCGGTCGCTGCCGCACGTCGACCGCACCGAGCACCCCTCACCCGTGGCCCCGAGCCCCGGCGGCGTGCCGGCGGCCGTCACGGCGGTCCCCGCTCCTCCCGTGCCCGCTGCAGGGCCCGACCCCGAAGGACCCCGCGCATGA
- the leuA gene encoding 2-isopropylmalate synthase — translation MQNAQRPSGMPIHKYVPFSEQITVDLPDRTWPTKRIDHAPRWCAVDLRDGNQALIDPMDADRKRAMFDLLVRMGYKEIEVGFPSASQTDFDFVRSLIDDGAIPDDVTIQVLTQAREHLIDRTYEAIDGAKQAIVHLYNSTSIVQREVVFRTDVQGVVDIAVAGALMCKAAEARLQHDTTVYYEYSPESYTGTELEVAVQICNAVLEVFEPTPERKVIINLPATVEMATPNVYADSIEWMSRNLAHRQDVILSLHPHNDRGTAVAAAELGYMAGADRIEGCLFGNGERTGNVDLVALGMNLFTQGIDPEIDFSDIDQVKRTVEYCNQLPVPERQPWAGDLVYTAFSGSHQDAIKKGLEALEARAAAEGVGVDDVVWAVPYLPVDPKDIGRSYEAVIRVNSQSGKGGVAYLLKTDHALDLPRKLQIEFSGVVQQRTDAEGGEFTSERIWDLFHDEYLPAHVDDDKWGRYEITKTATSSDFDGTTKLSVAMRVDEGAVTAEAVGTGPIDAFLTVMREQGVDVTLYDYSEHTMSASGDAQAASYVELDVDGVRLWGVGIDADIATASLKAIVSAVNRAVRAGAASGASELVPA, via the coding sequence ATGCAGAACGCGCAGCGCCCCTCCGGGATGCCGATCCACAAGTACGTCCCGTTCTCCGAGCAGATCACCGTCGACCTGCCCGACCGCACCTGGCCGACCAAGCGCATCGACCACGCGCCCCGCTGGTGCGCCGTCGACCTGCGTGACGGCAACCAGGCGCTCATCGACCCGATGGACGCCGACCGCAAGCGGGCGATGTTCGACCTGCTCGTGCGGATGGGCTACAAGGAGATCGAGGTCGGGTTCCCGAGCGCCTCGCAGACGGACTTCGACTTCGTCCGGTCGCTCATCGACGACGGCGCGATCCCGGACGACGTCACCATCCAGGTCCTGACCCAGGCGCGCGAGCACCTCATCGACCGCACGTACGAGGCGATCGACGGTGCGAAGCAGGCGATTGTGCACCTGTACAACTCGACGAGCATCGTGCAGCGCGAGGTCGTCTTCCGCACCGACGTGCAGGGGGTCGTGGACATCGCGGTCGCCGGCGCGCTCATGTGCAAGGCCGCCGAGGCCCGCCTGCAGCACGACACGACGGTCTACTACGAGTACTCGCCGGAGTCGTACACGGGCACCGAGCTCGAGGTCGCGGTGCAGATCTGCAACGCCGTGCTCGAGGTCTTCGAACCGACCCCCGAGCGCAAGGTCATCATCAACCTGCCCGCCACGGTCGAGATGGCGACGCCCAACGTCTACGCCGACTCGATCGAGTGGATGTCCCGCAACCTCGCCCACCGGCAGGACGTCATCCTGTCGCTGCACCCGCACAACGACCGGGGGACCGCCGTCGCCGCCGCCGAGCTCGGGTACATGGCCGGTGCGGACCGCATCGAGGGGTGCCTGTTCGGCAACGGGGAGCGCACCGGCAACGTCGACCTGGTCGCCCTCGGCATGAACCTGTTCACGCAGGGGATCGACCCGGAGATCGACTTCTCGGACATCGACCAGGTCAAGCGCACGGTCGAGTACTGCAACCAGCTGCCCGTGCCGGAGCGGCAGCCGTGGGCGGGCGACCTCGTCTACACGGCCTTCAGCGGTTCGCACCAGGACGCCATCAAGAAGGGCCTCGAGGCGCTCGAGGCCCGCGCGGCAGCCGAGGGCGTCGGCGTCGACGACGTCGTCTGGGCGGTGCCGTACCTGCCGGTCGACCCGAAGGACATCGGTCGCTCGTACGAGGCCGTCATCCGCGTGAACTCGCAGTCCGGCAAGGGCGGCGTTGCCTACCTGCTCAAGACCGACCACGCGCTCGACCTGCCCCGCAAGCTGCAGATCGAGTTCTCCGGGGTCGTCCAGCAGCGCACCGACGCCGAGGGTGGTGAGTTCACCTCGGAGCGGATCTGGGACCTGTTCCACGACGAGTACCTGCCCGCCCACGTCGACGACGACAAGTGGGGTCGGTACGAGATCACGAAGACCGCCACCTCGAGCGACTTCGACGGCACCACGAAGCTGTCGGTCGCCATGCGCGTCGACGAGGGCGCCGTCACCGCCGAGGCCGTCGGCACCGGTCCGATCGACGCGTTCCTCACGGTGATGCGCGAGCAGGGCGTCGACGTCACGCTGTACGACTACTCCGAGCACACGATGAGCGCCTCGGGCGACGCGCAGGCTGCCTCCTACGTCGAGCTCGACGTGGACGGGGTGCGGCTGTGGGGCGTCGGCATCGACGCCGACATCGCGACGGCGTCGCTCAAGGCGATCGTGTCGGCGGTGAACCGCGCGGTGCGCGCGGGGGCCGCGTCGGGCGCGTCGGAGCTCGTTCCGGCCTGA
- a CDS encoding ABC transporter permease, with the protein MNGVRQFAPTILVAALGTTFGSALVIAPGVVAEAISTTGLDESTTVKAVLSVIGWLFLGIALYVGAIVTANTCATLIAGQTRVIALQRLVGATGASLRARITRTGLLVGLLGGVVGAVVGTGLSAVFVAVLRGNGFLPDRSYTLLPWELVLPVVAVVLATWGAFAAGSRRVLTVTPLQALSSSVEASHEDVRAGKARTVWAILLMVVGALLALLGLAVSSLSPMAVLPAALGGFVSFAGVAVGATIVMPPVLQAIGRIGAADPVVLLAGRNAMRAPARSARATIGLVIGVTLLVTFAVALGIMQHVTESTFSAQSGVTPAMVAEQRSFFEQLNAVVSVIVGFSAVIAAVGVVNALALGVLQRRRELGLLRVLGLTGAQVRRMIVTEAVQMVVAAVLTGLVLGTFYGWLGGQTLLGTLGSVVTPVLPPLMIAIVVVGALVLAVVATVAPVRRAMRVPPTEALAVD; encoded by the coding sequence GTGAACGGCGTCAGGCAGTTCGCCCCGACGATCCTCGTCGCGGCGCTCGGCACGACCTTCGGGTCCGCCCTCGTCATCGCGCCGGGCGTCGTCGCCGAGGCGATCTCGACCACCGGGCTCGACGAGTCCACGACCGTCAAGGCGGTCCTCTCGGTGATCGGCTGGCTGTTCCTCGGCATCGCGCTCTACGTCGGCGCGATCGTGACGGCGAACACGTGCGCGACGCTCATCGCCGGGCAGACCCGCGTCATCGCCCTGCAGCGGCTCGTCGGCGCCACCGGTGCGTCGCTCCGGGCGCGGATCACCCGCACGGGGCTGCTCGTCGGCCTGCTCGGCGGTGTCGTCGGCGCGGTCGTCGGCACCGGGCTGTCAGCCGTGTTCGTGGCCGTGCTCCGCGGCAACGGGTTCCTGCCGGACCGGTCGTACACGCTGCTGCCGTGGGAGCTCGTCCTGCCGGTCGTCGCGGTCGTCCTCGCGACGTGGGGCGCATTCGCCGCCGGGTCACGGCGCGTGCTCACGGTCACGCCGCTGCAGGCGCTGTCGTCGAGCGTCGAGGCAAGCCACGAGGACGTCCGCGCCGGGAAGGCCCGCACCGTTTGGGCGATCTTGCTCATGGTGGTCGGTGCGCTCCTCGCCCTGCTCGGTCTCGCCGTCAGCAGCCTGTCGCCGATGGCGGTCCTGCCGGCAGCGCTCGGCGGGTTCGTGTCCTTCGCGGGTGTCGCCGTCGGCGCCACGATCGTGATGCCGCCGGTCCTGCAGGCCATCGGTCGGATCGGTGCGGCCGACCCGGTCGTCCTGCTCGCCGGCCGCAACGCCATGCGCGCCCCGGCCCGCTCGGCCCGTGCGACCATCGGGCTCGTCATCGGCGTCACGCTGCTCGTCACGTTCGCGGTCGCGCTCGGCATCATGCAGCACGTCACCGAGTCGACCTTCAGCGCGCAGAGCGGGGTCACGCCGGCGATGGTCGCGGAACAGCGGTCGTTCTTCGAGCAGCTCAACGCGGTGGTCAGCGTCATCGTCGGGTTCTCCGCCGTGATCGCCGCCGTCGGTGTCGTGAACGCCCTCGCCCTCGGCGTCCTGCAGCGGCGCCGGGAGCTCGGGCTCCTGCGCGTCCTCGGGCTCACCGGGGCGCAGGTCCGCCGGATGATCGTCACCGAGGCCGTGCAGATGGTCGTCGCGGCCGTCCTGACCGGGCTCGTGCTCGGCACCTTCTACGGCTGGCTCGGCGGGCAGACGCTGCTCGGCACGCTCGGGTCGGTCGTCACGCCGGTCCTGCCGCCGCTCATGATCGCCATCGTGGTCGTCGGGGCGCTCGTGCTCGCGGTGGTGGCGACGGTCGCGCCGGTGCGCCGCGCGATGCGCGTGCCGCCCACGGAGGCGCTCGCGGTCGACTGA
- a CDS encoding ABC transporter ATP-binding protein, whose translation MDNHAPIIRLDHVSKHYGDAARRVTALDDVSVDIGAGEFTAVMGPSGSGKSTLMHVAAGLDQVSSGRITIDGTDITGLGDRDLTELRRRRLGFVFQSFNLVPTLDVSENIRLPFLLGGHKPDRDESAWIDRLVEMLGLGNRLAHRPHELSGGQQQRVAIARALASRPAVVVADEPTGALDSRTGRDVLAILRGAVAEWGQSVVMVTHDPAAAANADRILFLADGRIVADRPRMAAADISATMLGMEAAA comes from the coding sequence ATGGACAACCACGCACCGATCATCCGTCTCGACCACGTGTCCAAGCACTACGGTGACGCCGCCCGTCGTGTGACGGCGCTCGACGACGTCAGCGTCGACATCGGCGCGGGCGAGTTCACCGCCGTGATGGGCCCCTCTGGGTCCGGCAAGTCGACGCTCATGCACGTCGCCGCCGGGCTCGACCAGGTGTCGTCCGGTCGCATCACGATCGACGGCACGGACATCACCGGCCTCGGGGACCGCGACCTCACCGAACTCCGTCGGCGCCGGCTCGGCTTCGTCTTCCAGTCGTTCAACCTCGTGCCGACCCTGGACGTCAGCGAGAACATCCGGCTGCCGTTCCTGCTCGGCGGACACAAGCCCGACCGCGACGAGTCGGCGTGGATCGACCGGCTCGTCGAGATGCTCGGCCTCGGCAACCGTCTGGCGCACCGCCCGCACGAGCTCTCCGGCGGCCAGCAGCAGCGCGTCGCCATCGCCCGCGCCCTGGCCTCGCGGCCCGCCGTCGTCGTCGCCGACGAGCCGACCGGAGCCCTCGACTCCCGCACCGGCCGCGACGTGCTCGCCATCCTGCGCGGTGCCGTGGCCGAGTGGGGCCAGAGCGTCGTGATGGTGACGCACGACCCCGCGGCCGCCGCGAACGCCGACCGGATCCTGTTCCTGGCCGACGGGCGCATCGTCGCCGATCGGCCCCGCATGGCCGCCGCGGACATCTCCGCCACGATGCTCGGGATGGAGGCCGCGGCGTGA
- a CDS encoding response regulator, producing the protein MTTEQTTSSTAPARIRVALVDDQALFRTGIRMLIGSQPDLQFVGEAGDGAEGLELVRRGRPDVVLMDVRMPVMDGISATAEIVASGAAAKVLVLTTFDFDEAAAKAIRAGASGFVLKDADPEFLLAAIRTVHAGTTVFAASATRELLRRYEDPAEQRSTVPAAFADLTPREREIFDLAARGLSNAEIAAHEYVSEATVKTHISRVLTKLELRDRVRLVVFAHEHGLVAKGD; encoded by the coding sequence ATGACCACCGAGCAGACCACGAGCAGCACCGCCCCCGCGCGCATCCGGGTCGCCCTCGTCGACGACCAGGCCCTCTTCCGGACGGGCATCCGGATGCTCATCGGGTCCCAGCCCGACCTGCAGTTCGTGGGCGAGGCCGGCGACGGCGCCGAGGGCCTCGAACTCGTCCGGCGCGGCCGACCGGACGTCGTGCTCATGGACGTCCGGATGCCGGTGATGGACGGCATCAGCGCCACGGCGGAGATCGTCGCGAGCGGAGCCGCCGCCAAGGTGCTCGTCCTCACCACGTTCGACTTCGACGAGGCCGCCGCGAAGGCCATCCGCGCCGGGGCGAGCGGCTTCGTGCTCAAGGACGCGGACCCCGAGTTCCTGCTCGCCGCGATCCGCACCGTGCACGCGGGCACCACCGTCTTCGCGGCCTCGGCCACCCGGGAGCTCCTGCGCCGGTACGAGGACCCCGCGGAGCAGCGGTCGACGGTCCCGGCGGCGTTCGCGGACCTGACGCCCCGGGAGCGGGAGATCTTCGACCTCGCGGCCCGTGGGCTGAGCAACGCCGAGATCGCCGCGCACGAGTACGTCAGCGAGGCGACCGTGAAGACGCACATCTCCCGGGTCCTCACCAAGCTCGAGCTGCGGGACCGGGTCCGTCTGGTCGTCTTCGCACACGAGCACGGGCTCGTCGCCAAGGGCGACTGA